From one Magnolia sinica isolate HGM2019 chromosome 18, MsV1, whole genome shotgun sequence genomic stretch:
- the LOC131233893 gene encoding malate dehydrogenase-like isoform X2, which translates to MAKDAPLRVLVTGAAGQIGYALVPMIARGVMLGPDQPVILHMLDIPPAAEALNGVKMELIDAAFPLLKGVVATTDAVEACKGVNVAVMVGGFPRKEGMERKDVMSKNVSIYKEQATALEQHAAKNCKVLVVANPANTNALILKEFAPSIPEKNISCLTRLDHNRALGQISERLNVQVSDVKNVIIWGNHSSTQYPDVNHAVVTTAAGEKSVRELVANDQWLNNEFITTVQQRGAAIIKARKLSSALSAASSACDHIRDWVLGTPKGTWVSMGVYSEGSYNIPAGLIYSFPVTCKNGEWSIVQGLKIDEHSRAKMDATANELIEEKSLANSCLN; encoded by the exons ATGGCTAAGGACGCTCCTCTCAGGGTTCTCGTCACTGGAGCtgctg GACAAATAGGCTATGCTCTTGTCCCCATGATTGCTAGAGGGGTGATGCTGGGCCCTGATCAACCTGTAATTCTGCACATGCTTGATATTCCACCTGCTGCAGAGGCCTTGAACGGGGTGAAGATGGAGTTGATTGACGCTGCATTCCCACTCCTCAAAG GTGTTGTTGCCACCACGGATGCTGTCGAAGCATGTAAGGGTGTGAATGTAGCAGTAATGGTTGGTGGATTCCCTAGGAAGGAAGGGATGGAAAGGAAAGACGTGATGTCAAAAAATGTATCCATCTACAAGGAGCAAGCTACAGCATTGGAGCAGCATGCAGCTAAAAACTGCAAG GTGCTGGTTGTCGCTAACCCAGCAAACACAAATGCACTCATTCTGAAAGAATTTGCCCCTTCAATACCCGAGAAGAACATCTCATGCCTTACACGCCTTGATCACAACAGAGCTCTAGGCCAAATCTCTGAGAGGTTAAATGTGCAGGTCAGTGACGTGAAGAATGTCATCATATGGGGAAACCACTCTTCCACTCAATACCCAGATGTCAATCATGCTGTTGTCACCACCGCTGCTGGAGAAAAGTCTGTCAGAGAACTTGTTGCCAACGATCAATG GCTGAATAATGAGTTCATCACAACTGTACAACAACGGGGTGCAGCCATCATCAAAGCTCGCAAGCTGTCGAGTGCTTTATCTGCTGCAAGTTCCGCGTGTGATCACATACGCGATTGGGTTCTGGGCACACCCAAG GGTACATGGGTTTCAATGGGAGTGTACTCTGAAGGATCCTATAACATTCCTGCGGGTCTTATTTACTCCTTTCCTGTTACTTGCAAAAATGGAGAATGGTCAATTGTGCAGG
- the LOC131233893 gene encoding malate dehydrogenase-like isoform X3, which yields MYKKEDVCGQIGYALVPMIARGVMLGPDQPVILHMLDIPPAAEALNGVKMELIDAAFPLLKGVVATTDAVEACKGVNVAVMVGGFPRKEGMERKDVMSKNVSIYKEQATALEQHAAKNCKVLVVANPANTNALILKEFAPSIPEKNISCLTRLDHNRALGQISERLNVQVSDVKNVIIWGNHSSTQYPDVNHAVVTTAAGEKSVRELVANDQWLNNEFITTVQQRGAAIIKARKLSSALSAASSACDHIRDWVLGTPKGTWVSMGVYSEGSYNIPAGLIYSFPVTCKNGEWSIVQGLKIDEHSRAKMDATANELIEEKSLANSCLN from the exons ATGTACAAAAAAGAGGACGTGTGTG GACAAATAGGCTATGCTCTTGTCCCCATGATTGCTAGAGGGGTGATGCTGGGCCCTGATCAACCTGTAATTCTGCACATGCTTGATATTCCACCTGCTGCAGAGGCCTTGAACGGGGTGAAGATGGAGTTGATTGACGCTGCATTCCCACTCCTCAAAG GTGTTGTTGCCACCACGGATGCTGTCGAAGCATGTAAGGGTGTGAATGTAGCAGTAATGGTTGGTGGATTCCCTAGGAAGGAAGGGATGGAAAGGAAAGACGTGATGTCAAAAAATGTATCCATCTACAAGGAGCAAGCTACAGCATTGGAGCAGCATGCAGCTAAAAACTGCAAG GTGCTGGTTGTCGCTAACCCAGCAAACACAAATGCACTCATTCTGAAAGAATTTGCCCCTTCAATACCCGAGAAGAACATCTCATGCCTTACACGCCTTGATCACAACAGAGCTCTAGGCCAAATCTCTGAGAGGTTAAATGTGCAGGTCAGTGACGTGAAGAATGTCATCATATGGGGAAACCACTCTTCCACTCAATACCCAGATGTCAATCATGCTGTTGTCACCACCGCTGCTGGAGAAAAGTCTGTCAGAGAACTTGTTGCCAACGATCAATG GCTGAATAATGAGTTCATCACAACTGTACAACAACGGGGTGCAGCCATCATCAAAGCTCGCAAGCTGTCGAGTGCTTTATCTGCTGCAAGTTCCGCGTGTGATCACATACGCGATTGGGTTCTGGGCACACCCAAG GGTACATGGGTTTCAATGGGAGTGTACTCTGAAGGATCCTATAACATTCCTGCGGGTCTTATTTACTCCTTTCCTGTTACTTGCAAAAATGGAGAATGGTCAATTGTGCAGG
- the LOC131233893 gene encoding malate dehydrogenase-like isoform X1, which produces MSNLTLLERMLAFSASLSLFRRLVRYLTSFPNVKKQPLKVLVTGAAGQIGYALVPMIARGVMLGPDQPVILHMLDIPPAAEALNGVKMELIDAAFPLLKGVVATTDAVEACKGVNVAVMVGGFPRKEGMERKDVMSKNVSIYKEQATALEQHAAKNCKVLVVANPANTNALILKEFAPSIPEKNISCLTRLDHNRALGQISERLNVQVSDVKNVIIWGNHSSTQYPDVNHAVVTTAAGEKSVRELVANDQWLNNEFITTVQQRGAAIIKARKLSSALSAASSACDHIRDWVLGTPKGTWVSMGVYSEGSYNIPAGLIYSFPVTCKNGEWSIVQGLKIDEHSRAKMDATANELIEEKSLANSCLN; this is translated from the exons ATGTCGAATCTTACCTTACTTGAGAGAATGCTGGCCTTCTcggcgtctctctctctctttcgtagGTTGGTTAGATATTTAACGAGTTTTCCAAACGTAAAAAAGCAACCTTTGAAGGTCCTGGTGACTGGTGCAGCAG GACAAATAGGCTATGCTCTTGTCCCCATGATTGCTAGAGGGGTGATGCTGGGCCCTGATCAACCTGTAATTCTGCACATGCTTGATATTCCACCTGCTGCAGAGGCCTTGAACGGGGTGAAGATGGAGTTGATTGACGCTGCATTCCCACTCCTCAAAG GTGTTGTTGCCACCACGGATGCTGTCGAAGCATGTAAGGGTGTGAATGTAGCAGTAATGGTTGGTGGATTCCCTAGGAAGGAAGGGATGGAAAGGAAAGACGTGATGTCAAAAAATGTATCCATCTACAAGGAGCAAGCTACAGCATTGGAGCAGCATGCAGCTAAAAACTGCAAG GTGCTGGTTGTCGCTAACCCAGCAAACACAAATGCACTCATTCTGAAAGAATTTGCCCCTTCAATACCCGAGAAGAACATCTCATGCCTTACACGCCTTGATCACAACAGAGCTCTAGGCCAAATCTCTGAGAGGTTAAATGTGCAGGTCAGTGACGTGAAGAATGTCATCATATGGGGAAACCACTCTTCCACTCAATACCCAGATGTCAATCATGCTGTTGTCACCACCGCTGCTGGAGAAAAGTCTGTCAGAGAACTTGTTGCCAACGATCAATG GCTGAATAATGAGTTCATCACAACTGTACAACAACGGGGTGCAGCCATCATCAAAGCTCGCAAGCTGTCGAGTGCTTTATCTGCTGCAAGTTCCGCGTGTGATCACATACGCGATTGGGTTCTGGGCACACCCAAG GGTACATGGGTTTCAATGGGAGTGTACTCTGAAGGATCCTATAACATTCCTGCGGGTCTTATTTACTCCTTTCCTGTTACTTGCAAAAATGGAGAATGGTCAATTGTGCAGG